From a region of the Acidimicrobiia bacterium genome:
- a CDS encoding aldehyde dehydrogenase family protein: MTAEAFRVTYATMSADNEELQAAFDQGIVDAGDRLGATHPLIVDGVDREGAGTYEERSPIDTSIVVGRYAQAATGDVDDAVAAAGAAANAWAATPWTERVAALRTVAELISDNRNVLSALMTYEVGKNRLEALGDVEESADLIRYYCHEMEEHDGFSIPMNRLSPSEATYDVMRPYGVWAVISPFNFPMALAAGPVGAALVAGNTVILKPSNTGALLGVELARLMAQAGVPPGVFHLLTGSGTTVGRDLVHHAGVDGITFTGSYDVGMGILGSFSSVYPKPAICEMGGKNPVIVTGNADLDKATDGVMRSAFGFGGQKCSANSRVYVASSVYDDFVDLLVDKAERIVVGNPLDRETYLGPVIDSGAVERYLEATQQARKDGAVLTGGTRLSGSGLDAGYFVAPTVVTATRDSWLWKRELFVPFTAVEAIESLDEGLALANDTEYGLTAGFFSEDESEVAAFLDGIEAGVVYVNRRAGATTGAWPAVQPFGGWKGSGTSGKAGGGPYYVTQYMREQSRTVVES, from the coding sequence ATGACCGCAGAGGCGTTTCGCGTCACGTACGCAACCATGTCAGCCGACAACGAAGAGCTCCAGGCCGCCTTCGACCAGGGCATCGTCGACGCCGGAGACCGGCTGGGCGCCACGCATCCCCTGATCGTCGACGGCGTCGATCGGGAAGGCGCCGGCACGTACGAGGAGCGCTCCCCGATCGACACCTCGATCGTGGTCGGGAGGTATGCCCAAGCGGCGACGGGCGACGTCGACGATGCGGTCGCGGCAGCCGGCGCCGCGGCGAATGCATGGGCCGCCACCCCGTGGACGGAGAGGGTCGCAGCGCTGCGCACGGTCGCCGAGCTCATCAGCGACAACCGCAACGTCCTGTCAGCGTTGATGACGTACGAGGTCGGCAAGAACCGTCTCGAGGCGCTCGGGGACGTCGAGGAGTCCGCCGACCTCATCCGGTACTACTGCCACGAGATGGAGGAGCACGACGGGTTCTCCATCCCCATGAACCGGCTCTCCCCGAGCGAGGCGACGTACGACGTCATGCGGCCGTACGGGGTCTGGGCAGTGATCAGCCCGTTCAACTTCCCGATGGCGCTGGCGGCGGGTCCGGTGGGCGCCGCCCTGGTGGCGGGCAACACGGTCATCCTCAAACCGTCGAACACGGGGGCGTTGCTCGGGGTGGAGCTGGCGCGGCTGATGGCGCAGGCCGGGGTTCCTCCAGGGGTGTTCCACCTGCTCACCGGGTCGGGGACGACCGTGGGGCGGGATCTCGTGCACCACGCAGGCGTCGACGGCATCACGTTCACGGGTTCGTACGACGTCGGCATGGGCATCCTCGGGTCGTTCTCATCCGTGTACCCGAAGCCGGCCATCTGCGAGATGGGAGGCAAGAACCCGGTGATCGTGACCGGCAACGCCGACCTCGACAAGGCGACCGACGGCGTCATGAGATCGGCGTTCGGGTTCGGGGGTCAGAAGTGCTCCGCCAACTCGCGGGTCTACGTCGCCTCGTCGGTGTACGACGACTTCGTCGACCTGCTCGTCGACAAGGCGGAGCGCATCGTCGTCGGCAACCCCCTCGACCGGGAGACATACCTCGGGCCCGTCATCGACTCGGGCGCGGTCGAGCGATACCTCGAGGCGACCCAGCAGGCGCGCAAGGACGGCGCGGTCCTCACGGGCGGCACCCGGCTGTCCGGCTCGGGGCTCGACGCCGGGTACTTCGTGGCGCCCACCGTCGTCACCGCCACCCGCGACTCGTGGCTGTGGAAGCGCGAGCTCTTCGTGCCGTTCACCGCCGTCGAGGCGATCGAGTCGCTCGACGAGGGCTTGGCGCTGGCGAACGACACCGAGTACGGCCTGACGGCAGGGTTCTTCAGCGAGGACGAGTCCGAGGTGGCGGCGTTCCTCGACGGGATCGAAGCCGGAGTCGTGTACGTGAACCGCCGGGCGGGCGCCACCACGGGCGCCTGGCCGGCGGTGCAGCCGTTCGGAGGGTGGAAGGGCTCTGGAACGTCGGGGAAAGCGGGCGGAGGGCCGTACTACGTGACGCAGTACATGCGGGAGCAGTCGCGCACGGTCGTCGAGTCGTGA
- a CDS encoding DUF4032 domain-containing protein, translating into MTTPAVSVREGHPDFLDLDWSTPINDWTDERIVELPTGIHRHPVRFVSYPEGVYVVKELVRRVAYHEFETLRALETQLSRVGTAVAVVDRPWLTGDIEGSGVVITSYVDYAFTYRELVSEGGFGRSRDKMLDAFAGLLVELHLAGCFWGDCSLSNVLYRYDAGAIEAVMIDAETAEIHETLTDGQRYYDIDIMTLNVAGEMADIAASRGLDIDDADMSLGEDIAHRYAALWSELENELLIGPDERYKIRAHVSRLNELGFDLDELDLIPTDDGSERVKVKVQVAGRNFHSTRLRELTRIEASENQARQILADLAYYEARNATVTATGKSLTAIKWRVDVFEPLLAGITADAPADADPVQLYTDFLHHRYLLAATLGRDVGNDEAYESWIAEGMPGY; encoded by the coding sequence GTGACCACCCCAGCAGTCTCGGTGCGGGAGGGCCATCCCGACTTCCTCGACCTCGACTGGTCGACTCCCATCAACGACTGGACCGATGAACGGATCGTCGAGCTGCCGACCGGGATCCATCGGCACCCCGTTCGCTTCGTCTCGTACCCGGAGGGCGTATACGTCGTGAAGGAGCTGGTGCGCCGGGTCGCCTACCACGAGTTCGAGACCCTGCGGGCACTCGAGACGCAGCTCTCTCGGGTCGGCACCGCCGTGGCGGTCGTCGACCGCCCCTGGCTGACCGGCGACATCGAGGGCTCCGGAGTCGTCATCACCAGCTACGTCGATTACGCATTCACGTACCGCGAGCTCGTCTCGGAAGGCGGGTTCGGCAGGAGCCGCGACAAGATGCTCGACGCCTTCGCCGGACTCCTCGTCGAGCTCCACCTGGCGGGGTGCTTCTGGGGCGACTGCTCGCTGTCGAACGTCCTCTACCGATACGACGCCGGGGCGATCGAGGCGGTGATGATCGACGCCGAGACCGCCGAGATCCACGAGACGCTCACCGACGGCCAGCGGTACTACGACATCGACATCATGACCCTCAACGTCGCCGGCGAGATGGCAGACATCGCGGCGTCTCGGGGGCTCGACATCGACGACGCCGACATGTCCCTCGGCGAGGACATCGCCCACCGGTACGCAGCGCTCTGGTCCGAGCTCGAGAACGAGCTCCTGATCGGCCCCGACGAGCGCTACAAGATCCGCGCCCACGTCTCACGGCTCAATGAGCTCGGCTTCGACCTCGACGAGCTCGACCTCATCCCGACGGACGACGGCAGCGAGCGCGTCAAGGTCAAGGTGCAGGTCGCCGGCCGTAACTTCCACTCGACGAGGCTCCGCGAGCTGACACGGATCGAGGCCTCCGAGAACCAGGCGAGGCAGATCCTCGCCGATCTGGCGTACTACGAGGCCCGCAACGCAACCGTCACCGCCACGGGAAAGTCGCTGACCGCGATCAAGTGGCGGGTCGACGTCTTCGAGCCCCTCCTCGCCGGGATCACGGCGGACGCTCCGGCCGATGCCGACCCGGTGCAGCTGTACACCGACTTCCTGCACCATCGATACCTCTTGGCTGCCACGCTCGGCCGCGACGTCGGCAACGACGAGGCTTACGAGTCGTGGATCGCCGAGGGGATGCCCGGCTACTGA
- a CDS encoding SDR family oxidoreductase, with amino-acid sequence MDVRVDGLVALVTGASRGIGEATAAELLAGGAKGVVITSRKEETISEAAARLGDDRVVPIVAKADDPEGAAAAVAAAIDTFGACDILVNNAGTNPAAGALVDVDLGAASKTWAVNQMGPLLYAREAYRAHMREHGGRIVNVASVGGIRPGALIGAYNISKAALIHLTRQLAMEMAPGVRVNAVAPSVVRTRLAAALWENIESEVAATHPLGRIGEPGDVARAIMFLVSDASSWITGVTLPVDGGVTGATPATSLH; translated from the coding sequence ATGGACGTTCGGGTCGACGGGCTGGTCGCCCTGGTGACGGGCGCCAGCCGGGGAATCGGCGAAGCGACCGCCGCCGAGCTGCTCGCCGGAGGGGCCAAGGGCGTCGTCATCACGAGCCGTAAAGAGGAGACGATCTCCGAGGCTGCCGCCCGCCTCGGAGACGACAGGGTCGTCCCGATCGTGGCCAAGGCCGACGATCCCGAGGGCGCCGCCGCAGCCGTAGCCGCCGCCATCGACACGTTCGGCGCCTGCGACATCCTGGTGAACAACGCCGGCACGAATCCTGCCGCGGGCGCCCTCGTCGACGTCGACCTCGGGGCAGCTTCCAAGACGTGGGCCGTCAACCAGATGGGCCCGCTCCTCTACGCCCGGGAGGCCTACCGGGCGCACATGCGGGAGCACGGCGGCCGGATCGTCAACGTGGCATCCGTCGGCGGGATCCGCCCCGGGGCGTTGATCGGCGCCTACAACATCTCGAAGGCCGCCCTCATCCACCTCACCCGCCAGCTGGCGATGGAGATGGCGCCGGGGGTGCGGGTCAACGCGGTTGCTCCTTCCGTCGTGCGCACCAGGCTGGCGGCCGCGCTGTGGGAGAACATCGAGAGCGAGGTTGCGGCGACGCATCCGCTCGGGCGAATCGGAGAGCCCGGGGACGTGGCTCGGGCGATCATGTTCCTCGTCTCGGACGCCTCCTCGTGGATTACGGGCGTCACTCTGCCCGTCGACGGCGGCGTCACGGGTGCCACCCCTGCGACCAGCCTCCACTGA